The Pseudomonas moraviensis genome contains the following window.
CGATGTGCCCCTGCTTCTCCCACTGAGCGTGATACGGCACGGCCTCTTTTTCGAGGAAAGTTCGTACGCTGTCGCGGAACAATTCGTGCTCGGAGCTGAACAGGGTTCTGGGGATCATGCGGCACCTTTGTTTTTGTTGGAGGGATACGGCATTCAGAGACTAAGCCCGAGTCCCGCTACGCGACACTGGACACATCCGACAAAAAATAAGACGATCCAGCCGTCTGGTGACCACTTTCCCTTATAAAAACAAAACAAAAGTTGAATTATGTCCAAGCACGTCTCCCCGCCCTTGCGGCGCGTCAGCATCCTGGCCGTCGACCGGGTTTTCGCTTACACCCTCATGCAGGCCAAGGATTTTTTCCATGTGGCCAGCCTGCGTTATGGCAAACAACTGGGCCATGGCCTGACGCCGGCGTTCGAAACGCGCCTGGTCAGCCCTGATGGCAAACCGGTAAAAAGCTTCAGCGATGTAGTCATGCCGGTCGACGGCGGCCTGGAAAACGCCGATGTGATCATCCTCCCGGCGTTCTGGGACGATTTCGACACGCTGTGCAGCCGTTATCCGCAGATCCTCCCTTGGCTGCGTGAACAGCATGCGCGCGGCGCGGTGTTATGCGGTGAAGCCACGGGAGTGTTCTGGCTGGCCGAAGCCGGCCTGCTCAACGGCAAGGAAGCGACCACCTACTGGCGCTTCTTCAATGCATTCGCCGAGCGCTTCCCCAAGGTCTATCTGAATCAGGACAAGCACCTGACCGATGCCGACAATCTCTACTGCGCCGGCGGCACCACCTCGGCCTGCGACTTGTATATCTACCTGATCGAACGCTTCTGCGGCTCGAACGTGGCGCAGGCCGTGGCTCGCGACATTCTTTACGAAGTGCAGCGCAGCTATTCGCCGGGACGCATCGGTTTCGGCGGGCAGAAACTGCACCAGGACGTGATCATTCTGCAGATCCAGCATTGGCTCGAAGAACATTTCGCCGACAAGTTCCGCTTCGAGGACGTCGCCCGCGAGCACGGTATGAGCATCCGCAATTTCATGCGCCGTTTCCAGACCGCCACCGGCGACAAGCCGCTGCACTACTTGCAGCGCCTGCGCATCGAGACCGCCAAGGGCTTGCTTTCGGGCACACGCAAAAGCATCAAGACCATCAGTTATGAGGTCGGTTACGACGACGCGAGCTTCTTTGCGCGACTGTTCCGCCAGCACACAGAACTGTCGCCTAACCAGTATCGGCAGCAGTTTCAGCAGGCGGCATAATTTTCCTGCAACAGCGCAATTC
Protein-coding sequences here:
- a CDS encoding GlxA family transcriptional regulator; amino-acid sequence: MASLRYGKQLGHGLTPAFETRLVSPDGKPVKSFSDVVMPVDGGLENADVIILPAFWDDFDTLCSRYPQILPWLREQHARGAVLCGEATGVFWLAEAGLLNGKEATTYWRFFNAFAERFPKVYLNQDKHLTDADNLYCAGGTTSACDLYIYLIERFCGSNVAQAVARDILYEVQRSYSPGRIGFGGQKLHQDVIILQIQHWLEEHFADKFRFEDVAREHGMSIRNFMRRFQTATGDKPLHYLQRLRIETAKGLLSGTRKSIKTISYEVGYDDASFFARLFRQHTELSPNQYRQQFQQAA